GAGAGGGGAAAAGAGGGTGTTATCCTGGTGCCGGGTGTGCGGGCCATGGCGGTCGATGCAGGGCGATGGTTCCCGTACAAAAGCGATGCAGGGGATCATCGGGGTGAAGACGCGCCTGGCGTCGTCGTCTGGCCGGGAGCTGGACTATCGGGCGAGTATTTTCAGCAACAGGTCGCCCTTGAGGGGGCCGAGCTTGCGCCCAAGGCCCTTGAGCCTGATAGGGCGGCCGACCATGAAGTCGCGGGGCAGTGTGACTTCAATGGTTTTGGGACCGTCCGAAAAAGTCTGTTCCACGGAAATGCGTACCTTGCGGCCAGGAATGAGGGTGGATGCCGGAAAAAAAACGGTCTGCTCGTGATCCATCTGTCCCTTGAACCAGGATTTGACCGTTTCACCGAATCCACGGGCGAGGTCGAGGCTCAGGGTACGGTTGCCGAAGTGCAGTTGCAATTTGCGTTTTTTCAGTTCCAACGGCCCCTTGTAGCCGGGGCGCTCCTTTCTTATCTGGCTGTAGATGTCCTCGAAAACCTTGCGGGCAAAGGGGTCGCCCAGGATGGTCCGAAGAACTTCCTCTTCCTTGTAATAAAACTGCTGGTGCCTGGAGCGGGTCGAGTTGGCCTCTGGCGGCGGCTTGGGTTTTTGGCGCTGCTGCCTGGAATAGGCGCGAGCTCCCTGGGAGCGGCTTGTAGTCGGTTTCTCGGCCCGTTGGTTGGTGCTATGGGCCGTAGCGTTTCCGTTGGTCTCCTCAAGCAGCTTCCGGGCAGTCACATACGCTTCGTTGACCTCGCGAAAGCGTTCGTTCGCGCCGGGTTCGGAACTGATGTCCGGATGATACTGGAAGGCAAGGCGGCGAAAGGAGGATTTGACCGCGTCAAGGTCCGCGCCCGTATCGAGTCGGAGTATCCGGTAGCATTCCTGAAGGGTCATGGCGGCCTCGGTTGAATCAGTCGTCGCAGATCAAGGCGTTGGGCGATGTGTCGGGATCATACCGCAAAAGACCCTTGTCGTGCAAATAGCGTCTGCCTTGGCGCACAAATTCGGCGTGGCCCGCATCCGCGTTGATCCCCGGGCAATACTCCTGGATCATTTTCCAACTCGTTTCGTCCACGAGGTTGCCGCGGAAATAGGGCCAGGCCCGGCAGATGTCCGGCCTGCCGGGGTGCACCCCGCACCCTTGGTCAAAGAAGACGCAATAGCCGTCGTCACCGCAAATCAGGTGGATCTTGCCGCAGCGCTCCCGTGTGTAGCGACGTACCAGTTCGTCCTGGTCGATGCCCAGATGGTCGGCCAGCCGCTCCCGGTCAGTGTCGGTGAGCACGATGCCGCCCTCTCCCTGGCAGCAATGGCCGCACATGCGGCATTCGAAAGCCGTCTCGCTCACGGCCGTACCCCGAGACGGGAGAGTTCCACCTTGAGGCAGCGGTCCTCAATCACCTGGATGGGATATCCCGCCAGCAGTTGGCGCGCCTCGGGGCTGAATACCCCGGCCTGCATCCAGAAGAACCGGGGCAGGGTCTTCATCTCAAGCACCTCGCGGGCATGGCCCGGACAGAACTGGGCATTGCGGAAGAGGTCGACCACGTCCACGG
This genomic stretch from Pseudodesulfovibrio alkaliphilus harbors:
- a CDS encoding DnaJ domain-containing protein gives rise to the protein MTLQECYRILRLDTGADLDAVKSSFRRLAFQYHPDISSEPGANERFREVNEAYVTARKLLEETNGNATAHSTNQRAEKPTTSRSQGARAYSRQQRQKPKPPPEANSTRSRHQQFYYKEEEVLRTILGDPFARKVFEDIYSQIRKERPGYKGPLELKKRKLQLHFGNRTLSLDLARGFGETVKSWFKGQMDHEQTVFFPASTLIPGRKVRISVEQTFSDGPKTIEVTLPRDFMVGRPIRLKGLGRKLGPLKGDLLLKILAR
- a CDS encoding YkgJ family cysteine cluster protein, with protein sequence MSETAFECRMCGHCCQGEGGIVLTDTDRERLADHLGIDQDELVRRYTRERCGKIHLICGDDGYCVFFDQGCGVHPGRPDICRAWPYFRGNLVDETSWKMIQEYCPGINADAGHAEFVRQGRRYLHDKGLLRYDPDTSPNALICDD
- a CDS encoding CoA-binding protein; its protein translation is MLINEKELAAQLREVKTIAVIGAVDKPGRPVDGVGREMIEMGFTVIPVHPVRDNIWGLETYRSVTDIPVPVDVVDLFRNAQFCPGHAREVLEMKTLPRFFWMQAGVFSPEARQLLAGYPIQVIEDRCLKVELSRLGVRP